The following DNA comes from Janthinobacterium sp. TB1-E2.
CAGGAAGATGGGACCGTCGTGCGGCAAGTCCTCGTAGGTTTTCTTGTCGTACAGCACATCGTCAAACACGTCGGACAGGAACGAGGTACGCGTCTTGTTCGTCAACAACATCGTCGTCAGGTTGGCCGGTTTCAGAATGGTCTGGCCGAAGAAATCCGTTTTCAGCTTGCTGCGCAGCAAGGGCCAGTCCGTCTGCTTGCCATGCAGCGCATAGTAGCCGCCCGCGATGGCGCCGCCCGACACGCCGGAGATGGCCGAGGCACCGCTGACGAGGCCGAACTGTTCCAGTTGCTCCAGCGAGGCGGCCGAGAAATTGGCCGCGCGGCTGCCTCCGCCGGACAGGGCGATGCCGATGAAGTGGTCGTTGGGCATGGGGTTCTGGATGCGCGCCTTGGGCGCGTCGATGCGCAGGCGCGGGGTTTCCTGCACGGTGAACGTGCGGTTTTCGACGCCGCTGTTGGGGCGCAGGGCGAGTACCGTGCAGCCGCTCAGCAGCGCAACGAGGATACATGGTGCAAACAGGCGTGGATTCATGCGTGATCTGTGCGTAGTCATTGGTTGGGATACGGACGGAAATCGTGTGCGATTCTAGCAAACTTGTCTGTGCCTGTATCTATCCTTGCAACTGGTACGCGAGGAGGGCGGCGTTGTAGCCTGCATGCACCAGCATGGGCGCCAGCAGCGAGCCGCTGCGCTCGTATGCGATGCCCGCGCACAGGCCCAGCGCGAAGGCGGGCAGCATGGCGGCCGGTGGATGCACGATGGCAAACAGGGCGGCGGCGACAGTGATCGCCTGCCAGGCCGGCAGCGAGCGGCGCAAGCCGCCCTGCAGCAAACCACGGAAGATGAATTCCTCGCACAGGGGCGCGGCCAGCACGCCCAGGGCCAGCAGCCACAGCCCGTTGCCATTGATATGCATCAATGGTGACGATGCTGGCGGCAACAGGGCCGCGTAGCCGATGCCGAACAGCGCCGCGGCACAGGCGCCGGCGACTCCCCAGCGCCACGGCTGGCGGCCCTGTGCGATGCGCGGCACGCCGGCCGTCCTGCTGCGCCAGTAGACCAGGCGCACCAGCGCGTACGTGAGCGCGCCGGCGCCGCCGAAGGCGATGGCCACTTGCGCCAGCGGCTCGGCCACCTTGCCCTTAAGCAGGAGCAAGGCCAGGGTTTGCAGGGTGAAGAACAGCATGGCGGCGATCAGGCCGTCCGACGCGGAAACTCTGGCTGGCGGCGAGGCGGCCGGATCGAGCAGGTAGGGTATTTCATCGCGCGCTTTTTGCCACAGGGCCACAGCCAGTGCCGCCGTCAGCACGACGAAGGCCAGCTGCTGCGCCAGGCTGCCGGCCGCCAGCGCGGTGATGTACAGGCCGGTCAGCAGCAGGTACAGATACGTGCAGGCAGGCCGTATTTTTGACGTCGCCTCGGTCGCCAGAGGATCGCTGGCAAACACGCCCAGCGCCACGGCGATCAGCGAATACAGGGGGATGCCGGCCAGCGCCAGCAGCATCAAACCCGCCATTTCCCAGCGCCAGGCGTCTTGCCATGCCAGCGCCGCGCCGAACAGTATCAATGGATACAGCAGGGCCAGCGCGGCCCACAGCTGTGCCTTTTGCCGCAGTGCCTGTTCGACGGAAACGGGAAACGTGTACAGCAGCCACAGCGCGCCGCCTTCCTTGTTGAGGGTCTGGAAGGCCGACATCATCAGCACATACGTGCCGAGGAAAAAGCCGGTGGAGGCCAGCAAGGCGGGGCTGGACAGCAATTCGTGCAGGTCGCGCGCCTGACCCGAGAATACGGCCTGACCGCCGAGGATCAGCAAGGGCAGCAGCAGGGTTTGCACGAGAAAATTGCGGTCGCGCAGCAGCAAGGTCAGTTCGCGGCGCTGGATCACCGTACCGATGCTGGCGTGCCACTTGCCTGTGGGCGGTGCCGCCGGGAACGGCTTGCGGCTGGCTTCGCGCTGGCCGGCGCCCACCACGCCGTGGCGCAGCTGGCGGCGCAGCAGCGCCATGCCCAGCAGCATCAGGCACAGGCATTGCGCCAGCAGCAGGGCGGCCGGCAGCGCTGCCGCCGCACCCTTGGCATTGAGCAAACTCACCAGCAGGCCCGGTGGCGTCCAGGCGCTCCAGGCGGGCATGGCCGCCGCCCACGCGTGGGCAAAGCCGCCCGTGCCCATGCCGAACGACATGCCCATATACATGGGAAACAGGCCGGCAACCGACAGCAGCGCCTGCAGGTTGCCCAGCTGCGCGGGGCTGAGCGACAGGCGCAAGCCCGTGTCGACCAGGGTACGCAGCATGGCCGCCAGGGCCAGCAGGAGCAGGCAGGCAAGGAGACCCGACAGCGGCGAAAACCAGCCCTGGCCCGAATACCAGGCGATCATGGTGGTGCACGGCCACAGCACCAGCAGGCCGAGCGGGTTGACCAGCGTGCGTTCGAGCACGCGCGCCCATAGCAAATTGCTTTTCTCGACGGGCAGGGTGACCAGCCATTCCAGGTACCAGTCCGGCTTCGACAGTTCTCCCATGCCCAGCGGCAGCAGAACGCTGACCAGCCACAGCAGGGCCAATTGCAGGGTCAGGGCGCCCGCCAGCGCCGTACTGAAGGGTTGCTCGATCAAGTGGGCGATGACGGGCGCCAGCACGCGCTCGCCCGCGTTCATGCTGCCCTTGGCCTGGCAAACGGCCACTTGGTCGAGCAGGCAATGCATGTTCAGCAGGTTGTGGCGGGCGATATTGCCGGAGGAAAACAGCATGGGCAAGAGCAGCAGCGCGCCCAGCAGCCAGCGTCCCCGTTTCTTGCCTGGCGTGGCGGGCCGGCTCTTGCCCCCCCGATTGAACGCCAAGCCCCGGCCGCTGACGTTGAGCAGGAGCTGCAGGCGCAAGCGGGTCAGCAGCCAGACGGCGCGCCAGGCGCCTGGTGGTGCGGGCATCACGCGGTGGCCGTTTCGTCGGTGAGCTGTAAAAAGAGGTCTTCCAGGCTGCCGTCGCTGGACAGCTGCCGGCGGATATCGTCCAGGCTGCCCGTGGCGACCAGGGCGCCCCGGTGGATGATGGCAACGCGGCTGCACAGTTTTTGCGCCATATCGAGCAAATGCGTGGAAACGAAGATGGTGGTGCCGGCCGCGGCGATGCGCAGCAAGCGTTCCTGCACGTCGCGCGAAGCACGCGGGTCGAGGCCGTTGATCGGTTCGTCGAGGATCAGCACGGCCGGATCGTGTATCAGCGCACAAGCCAGGCCCAGTTTCTTTTTCATGCCCAGCGAGTAATTGACGGCGAAATCCTCGCTCGCTTCATCGAGGCCGAATTCCGCCAGCAGACGCGCGGCGCGGGCGGCCGCTTCCATGCGTGAAAAACCATGCATTTCGGCCACGAATTGCAGGATTTCACGGCCCCGCAAATAGTCGTAAAAGATGGGATTGTCGGGCAAATAGCCGACCTTGCGCTTGACGGCGGCGCCGTCGCGGTGGCAGTCGAGACCGTCAACCAGCACGCGCCCGCTGCTGGGCACGAGGATGCCCATCAGCATGCGGATGGTGGTGGTCTTGCCCGCCCCGTTCGGGCCCAGGAAGCCGAAGACTTCTCCTTTGCCCACTTGCAAGGTCAGCGGCTTGACGGCTTCGAAGCTGCCGTACTGTTTGGCCAGGCCCTGGAATGTGATCATCGTCTGTCCCTCAGCAAGCGCCGAAGGCGGCCAGCAGGCGCCGCTCGCCGGCCGGCGTGATGCGCAGGGCGCGGCTGTCGAGTTCGCGCTCGGCCCAGCGCTGGCGCAGGGCCAGTTGCAGCAGGGCGGCTCCCAGCGCGCCGCCCAGGTGGGCACGCCGTTCGCTCCAGTCCAGGCAGGCGCAGGCGAAGCGGCGGCGCTGCTGGAGCAATTGCTGCACGTCGATGCCCAGGGCCGCCATGCCGGCCGCGCCCGCTTCCGACAGACGATATTCTCCGCCGTCGTCCAGCAGCCAGCCCTGCGCGTGCAACTGGTCGTGCAGGGCGACGGCGACGGTGCCGGCCATGTGGTCGTAGCAGGTGCGCGCATGGCGCAAGCGGTCCGGTGTCGAAGGGGTAAACGGCGTTGCCGGCACGCCGGCCACCACCAGCAGCGCTTCGAGGGCTTGGCCCACTTCCGCGCTGGCCAGGCGGTAATAGCGGTGCTTGCCCTGCGCCACCATTGACAGCAAGCCATCGTCGCGCAAGCGGGTCAGATGGGCGCTGGCCGTCGAGGCGCCCACTTCGGCCAGCGTCGACAATTCCGTGGCCGTGCGCGCATGGCCATCGAGCAGGCTGCACAGCATGCGCGCGCGGGCCGGTTCGGCGATGGCGCCGGCCAGTTGCGCCAGGCCCATGTCGGCCGAGGGAAGTTTGTCATCCATGATTCGTTCGCTGGCGAAGTGTTGTGGTGGAAGGACCAGCATACTCGTGTCCCCACCTCACTGCAATGGAATGCGCATGCATCTCGCCGATCCCGCCGACCCTTTTTCCGCCGTCACCCATGCGGCGCCGTATGACTACTATCGCCGCCTGGCGGACGGCCCGCCGCTGCGTTTCGATGCGGCACTCGATTGCTGGCTGGCGACGGGCGCGGCCGGCGTGCAGGCCGTGCTCGAGCATCCCGCTTGCCGCGTGCGCCCGCCGGGCTTGGGCGTGCCGCAGAATCTGGCAGGCACGCCGTGCGGTGCGATTTTTGCCGAACTGGTGCGCATGAACGATGGCGAGCGGCATGCCGTGCCGAAACAGGTGCTGGCGCGCGCCTTGGCCCAGGTGGACCTGGCGCGGCTGCAGCGGCAGGTCGCACATCTCGCTGGTGACCGCGTTCCCGCCAGCGCCGCCCAGCTGAACGAGGCGATTTTTCAACTGCCGCTGTTCGTCATGGCCCACTTGCTGGGCTTTGCGCCAGCGCAATGGCCGGCGCTGGCCGCCTGGACGCGCGATTTTGTTGCTTGCCTGTCGCCGCTGAGCAATGGTGAACAACTGGCTGGCGCGCAGGAGGCTGCCGATTCCCTGCTGCAAGGTTTGGGCCACTTGCTGCGCGAGGGCAACGCGAGGCCGGGCAGCCTGCTGGCCAGTATCGCGACAGAGACCGATGCCATGGGGAGCGGCCTGCTGGCCAACCTCGTGGGCTTGCTGTCGCAGACGTGCGACGCCACGGCCGGCTTGCTGGGCAATGCCATCGTTGCCTTGCACGCGCAGCCGGAGTTGCTGGCGCAACTGCGCGCGTCGCCTGAGCGCTGGCCGGCCATGCTGCGCGAAGTCAGCCGGCATGATCCCTCGATCCATAACACGCGCCGCTACACGGTGGACGTTGTGGAATGCGATGGCGTGCGCGTGCCTGCGGGGCAGATGATCGTCGTCGTGCTGGCCAGCGCCGGCCATGCGGAGTCGGGCTTTGGCCATGGCCGCCACGTCTGTCCGGGCCAGTCCATCGCGCACGCCATCGCCGCAGCTTGTTTGCAAGCGTGGGCCGACAGGCTGGAAGACTTGCCGCTGACATGGTCATACCTGCCGTCGCTGAATGCCCGCATCCCTGTTTTCAGCATGGGAGAAATAGCATGATTGCCGTGATTTTTGAAGTGTGGCCTAGCGCCGAAGGGCGCCAGCAGTATCTGGACCTGGCCGCTGCGCTGCGGCCCTTGCTTGATGAAGTCGATGGTTTCATTTCCATCGAGCGCTTCAGCAGCCTCAGCGATCCAGGCAAATTGCTATCGCTGTCATTCTTTCGCGACGAGGCGGCGTTGGCGCAGTGGCGGCAGCTGGAAGCGCATCGCGCGGCGCAAGCGGCTGGCCGGCAGGGCGTATTTGACGATTACCGGCTGCGCATCGCCGCCGTCGTGCGCGATTACGGCATGCTGGAGCGGCAACAGGCGCCGACCGACAGCCGCCAGCGCCACGATGCCTAGCGCTTAGCGGGGCAGGGCGCCCTGCGTGATCTTGACCTTGACCCGGTAGGTGGGCTCGGCTGTGTTAAGTGCGGGCGGCGTGGCCGGGTCGACGTCGAGCAAGGTAAACGTCAGGTGGTTGACGGTGATGGAACTGGAAGCGCCGGGCATGGAATCGGACAGGACGATGTCCGTGGCGCCCGCGCTGTTGAGCAAGCTGAAACTGTAGCTGACGTAGCCTTTCCATACGCACACAGCGCCTTTGCGGCAGCGGCTGTCGTTGACGCGCTCGAGTTTCAGGGTATCGGTGGCCGTGATGGCGACCTGTTCGCCCGGCGACAGCACGTGGGTGACGCTGCGCGGCGTGTTTTCCGCGTCGCCAGCGCTGCCGGCCGCGCCGCAGCCGGCCAGTACGGCCAGGCAGGCGAAGAACAGGGGAAGCAGCATGGTGCGGCAAGAGCGGGTCAGAGAATGCATGTTTTTCCTTTCAGGTAGAGCGTCCCGGGCGTGCCTGTGCACGCGTGGGATAAAATGATAGTAACAAAATGATATTTTTCTGGCGCACTATTGACGTGCTGCCGATGAATTCACGCGCCAGCCACGCGGCGCGCCGATTACTGCGTAAAATGGCTGTTTTGAAAATCAGGAAACAACCATGAAAAAAACCGACCTGGCCAAAAGCGATGCCAAGAAACTGATGGGAAAGATGAATGTTCCCGGCGCCGGTGCATTCGGTAAGGAAGCGGTGGTCGTCGACCGCCGCGAGCAGCGCAAGCGCGACCAGGCCCTGGGTCTGGTGCCATTCGCCGTCAAGCTGAACAGCGATCTGGTCTTGCAATTGCAGACCCTGGCCAAGGAGCGCGGCGCGGATCTGAATGAATTGGTCGCCGAAATCCTCGTCAAGGGCTTGGCCGCAGCTTAATGGGCTGCCATGTTTATCTGTTGATAAACATCAACTTGTAAAACTAAAAGGCGCCTTGCGGCGCCTTTTGCATTGCGGCATTGCTTGCGATTACACCCAGGCGGCCAAGGCGCCCTTCATTTTTTTCAGCGCCGCCACTTCGATCTGGCGGATGCGTTCGGCCGATACGCCGAACTCTTCTGCCAGCGCGTGCAGGGTGGCACCCGAGCCGTCGTCGTTGGCCAGCCAGCGCGCTTCGATGATACGGCGCGAGCGGGCGTCCAGCTTGCTCAAGGCCGTTTCCAGGCCTTCCGATTGCAAACGCGTCACTTGTTCCGCTTCCAGCACCTTGGTCGGCTCGCTTTGCTCCGACGACAGGTAGGCGATCGGCGAAAACTTGTCGTCTTCATCGTCGGTCGGCGATTCCAGTGCAATGTCGCGGCCGCTCAAGCGCGTTTCCATCTCGATCACTTCTTCGCGCTTCACGTCGAGCAGCTTGGCCAGCGCATCGATCTGCTTCGGCGTCATCGCGTCCAGGCCCGTCTTGTGGCTGCGCAGGTTGAAGAACAGCTTGCGCTGTGCCTTCGTCGTCGCGACCTTGACCAGGCGCCAGTTTTTCAGGATGTACTCATGCATCTCGGCTTTCACCCAATGCATGGCGTACGACACCAGGCGCACGCCTTGGTCCGGATCGAAACGTTTCACGGCTTTCATCAAGCCGATGTTGCCTTCCTGAATCAGGTCGGCATGCGGCAAGCCATAGCCCAGATAGCCGCGGGCAATCGAGACCACCAGGCGCAGGTGCGACAGCACCAGCTCTTGCGCGGCGGCCAGGTCATTTTTTTCGCGCA
Coding sequences within:
- a CDS encoding antibiotic biosynthesis monooxygenase encodes the protein MIAVIFEVWPSAEGRQQYLDLAAALRPLLDEVDGFISIERFSSLSDPGKLLSLSFFRDEAALAQWRQLEAHRAAQAAGRQGVFDDYRLRIAAVVRDYGMLERQQAPTDSRQRHDA
- a CDS encoding ABC transporter ATP-binding protein, coding for MITFQGLAKQYGSFEAVKPLTLQVGKGEVFGFLGPNGAGKTTTIRMLMGILVPSSGRVLVDGLDCHRDGAAVKRKVGYLPDNPIFYDYLRGREILQFVAEMHGFSRMEAAARAARLLAEFGLDEASEDFAVNYSLGMKKKLGLACALIHDPAVLILDEPINGLDPRASRDVQERLLRIAAAGTTIFVSTHLLDMAQKLCSRVAIIHRGALVATGSLDDIRRQLSSDGSLEDLFLQLTDETATA
- a CDS encoding helix-turn-helix transcriptional regulator yields the protein MDDKLPSADMGLAQLAGAIAEPARARMLCSLLDGHARTATELSTLAEVGASTASAHLTRLRDDGLLSMVAQGKHRYYRLASAEVGQALEALLVVAGVPATPFTPSTPDRLRHARTCYDHMAGTVAVALHDQLHAQGWLLDDGGEYRLSEAGAAGMAALGIDVQQLLQQRRRFACACLDWSERRAHLGGALGAALLQLALRQRWAERELDSRALRITPAGERRLLAAFGAC
- the rpoH gene encoding RNA polymerase sigma factor RpoH, giving the protein MMSATSALVPTKSNALGLGFTGNLGNIDAYISAVNRLPMLTHDEEISLAKRLREKNDLAAAQELVLSHLRLVVSIARGYLGYGLPHADLIQEGNIGLMKAVKRFDPDQGVRLVSYAMHWVKAEMHEYILKNWRLVKVATTKAQRKLFFNLRSHKTGLDAMTPKQIDALAKLLDVKREEVIEMETRLSGRDIALESPTDDEDDKFSPIAYLSSEQSEPTKVLEAEQVTRLQSEGLETALSKLDARSRRIIEARWLANDDGSGATLHALAEEFGVSAERIRQIEVAALKKMKGALAAWV
- a CDS encoding cytochrome P450; this encodes MHLADPADPFSAVTHAAPYDYYRRLADGPPLRFDAALDCWLATGAAGVQAVLEHPACRVRPPGLGVPQNLAGTPCGAIFAELVRMNDGERHAVPKQVLARALAQVDLARLQRQVAHLAGDRVPASAAQLNEAIFQLPLFVMAHLLGFAPAQWPALAAWTRDFVACLSPLSNGEQLAGAQEAADSLLQGLGHLLREGNARPGSLLASIATETDAMGSGLLANLVGLLSQTCDATAGLLGNAIVALHAQPELLAQLRASPERWPAMLREVSRHDPSIHNTRRYTVDVVECDGVRVPAGQMIVVVLASAGHAESGFGHGRHVCPGQSIAHAIAAACLQAWADRLEDLPLTWSYLPSLNARIPVFSMGEIA
- a CDS encoding type II CAAX endopeptidase family protein — translated: MPAPPGAWRAVWLLTRLRLQLLLNVSGRGLAFNRGGKSRPATPGKKRGRWLLGALLLLPMLFSSGNIARHNLLNMHCLLDQVAVCQAKGSMNAGERVLAPVIAHLIEQPFSTALAGALTLQLALLWLVSVLLPLGMGELSKPDWYLEWLVTLPVEKSNLLWARVLERTLVNPLGLLVLWPCTTMIAWYSGQGWFSPLSGLLACLLLLALAAMLRTLVDTGLRLSLSPAQLGNLQALLSVAGLFPMYMGMSFGMGTGGFAHAWAAAMPAWSAWTPPGLLVSLLNAKGAAAALPAALLLAQCLCLMLLGMALLRRQLRHGVVGAGQREASRKPFPAAPPTGKWHASIGTVIQRRELTLLLRDRNFLVQTLLLPLLILGGQAVFSGQARDLHELLSSPALLASTGFFLGTYVLMMSAFQTLNKEGGALWLLYTFPVSVEQALRQKAQLWAALALLYPLILFGAALAWQDAWRWEMAGLMLLALAGIPLYSLIAVALGVFASDPLATEATSKIRPACTYLYLLLTGLYITALAAGSLAQQLAFVVLTAALAVALWQKARDEIPYLLDPAASPPARVSASDGLIAAMLFFTLQTLALLLLKGKVAEPLAQVAIAFGGAGALTYALVRLVYWRSRTAGVPRIAQGRQPWRWGVAGACAAALFGIGYAALLPPASSPLMHINGNGLWLLALGVLAAPLCEEFIFRGLLQGGLRRSLPAWQAITVAAALFAIVHPPAAMLPAFALGLCAGIAYERSGSLLAPMLVHAGYNAALLAYQLQG